The proteins below are encoded in one region of Helianthus annuus cultivar XRQ/B chromosome 2, HanXRQr2.0-SUNRISE, whole genome shotgun sequence:
- the LOC110923725 gene encoding protein NONRESPONDING TO OXYLIPINS 2, mitochondrial isoform X1, with product MASRYRSICKPASTIFKSMRTPSPKPTSIPSFTTHSSPTTSSLTRAFRRTGCVQSLLPLHTAVSSARLTSCLGIDSKGSRSLSQEMGLSVPR from the exons ATGGCGTCTCGATACCGCTCAATCTGTAAACCAGCTTCAACAATCTTCAAATCCATGAGAACCCCATCTCCTAAACCCACTTCAATTCCATCTTTCACAACTCATTCATCTCCAACGACATCATCTCTAACAAG GGCATTTCGTCGAACAGGTTGTGTGCAATCTTTGTTGCCGCTACATACAGCGGTGTCGTCTGCTCGGCTGACGTCTTGTCTTGGGATTGACTCGAAAGGGTCGAGGTCTTTGTCTCAGG AGATGGGTCTCAGCGTGCCTCGATAA
- the LOC110923725 gene encoding protein NONRESPONDING TO OXYLIPINS 2, mitochondrial isoform X2, whose product MASRYRSICKPASTIFKSMRTPSPKPTSIPSFTTHSSPTTSSLTRAFRRTGCVQSLLPLHTAVSSARLTSCLGIDSKGSRSLSQGMLSSANPGV is encoded by the exons ATGGCGTCTCGATACCGCTCAATCTGTAAACCAGCTTCAACAATCTTCAAATCCATGAGAACCCCATCTCCTAAACCCACTTCAATTCCATCTTTCACAACTCATTCATCTCCAACGACATCATCTCTAACAAG GGCATTTCGTCGAACAGGTTGTGTGCAATCTTTGTTGCCGCTACATACAGCGGTGTCGTCTGCTCGGCTGACGTCTTGTCTTGGGATTGACTCGAAAGGGTCGAGGTCTTTGTCTCAGGGTATGCTTTCCAGTGCAAATCCGGGAGTTTGA
- the LOC110897740 gene encoding uncharacterized protein LOC110897740, with protein MQQSPLSHPPQHITRIRLLHRSNATFFILGTTGNVYTVTLATTPTCTCPDPTVPCKHIHFLYVHALSLPLNNPCLHRRTLRPCQLTRLLSTKISKEAVASAPIRRRFHELYRRSNGGKLLVHVEDGSKCPVCLEEFRVGRWRVVACGACKNPIHVVCLTAWKSKSSRTCVICRARWRETKQEDKYLNLSAYVGEDDNMVRT; from the coding sequence ATGCAACAATCTCCCCTTTCACATCCACCACAACACATCACCCGCATCCGCCTCCTCCACCGTTCCAACGCCACATTCTTCATCCTCGGTACCACCGGAAACGTCTACACAGTCACCCTCGCCACCACACCGACATGCACATGCCCCGACCCCACCGTACCATGCAAACACATTCATTTTCTCTACGTACACGCTCTCTCACTTCCCCTCAACAACCCATGTCTCCATCGTCGCACTCTCCGTCCATGTCAACTCACACGCCTCCTCTCCACCAAAATCTCCAAAGAAGCGGTCGCTAGTGCACCGATAAGAAGGCGTTTCCATGAGTTGTACCGTCGTTCGAACGGTGGCAAGTTGTTGGTGCATGTAGAGGATGGTTCTAAGTGTCCGGTTTGTTTGGAGGAGTTTAGGGTGGGTCGTTGGCGTGTGGTGGCGTGTGGCGCGTGTAAGAATCCGATTCATGTGGTGTGTTTGACGGCATGGAAGAGTAAAAGTTCGAGAACTTGTGTGATTTGTAGAGCAAGGTGGAGAGAGACAAAACAAGAAGACAAGTATCTTAACCTGTCGGCTTATGTTGGTGAAGATGACAACATGGTTAGGACTTAG